A region from the Medicago truncatula cultivar Jemalong A17 chromosome 6, MtrunA17r5.0-ANR, whole genome shotgun sequence genome encodes:
- the LOC25496672 gene encoding TMV resistance protein N, with amino-acid sequence MAMQPPSSTSSSGLSNNFSYDVFISFRGTDTRHGFTGNLYKALCDKGIRTFIDDKELQRGDEITSSLHKKIEDSRISVIVFSENYATSSFCLDELVHITHCSKEKGRLVLPVFYGVEPSHLRHLNNNSYGEALAKHEERFQNNKENMERLQKWKIALNQAANLSGYHYSPSEYEYKFIEKIVEDISNKTNRDFLHVAKHPVGLHTQIQQVKLLLDKGSKEEVHMVGLHGAGGMGKSTLAKAIFNFIADQFEGSYFLEDVKENSTLNNLKHLQEKILMKTVRLDDKLGGVSEGITKIKKMLCQKKILLILDDVDKLEQLEALAGGLDWFGGGSRVIITTRNRQLLTYHGIERLHHVSGLYDEEAHKLLRLMAFKNGEVPSSYEGIFNRALTYVSGLPLAIVTIGSNLFGRSVEDWERILDEYEKIPNKEIQRILKVSYDALEEKEKSVFLDIACCFKGCKWTKVKDILHAHYGHCIKHHVEVLAEKSLINHRENDSYMRLHDLIEDMGREVVRQESPDNPGERSRLWFHDDIVQVLKENIGTWKIEMIYLKCPSVENVIKWSGKAFTKMKNLKTFIIENGHFSKGPNYLPSSLRFWKWKGYPSASLLCVLNKTFEKMKILKIDNCEYLTNIPDVSCLPNLEKISFKNCKSLVTIHDSIGFLSQLQILNAADCNKLLSFPPLKLKSLRKLKLSGCTSLKKFPEILGKMENIKKIILRKTGIEELPFSFNNLTRLTDLTIEGCGILKLPTSILMMSNLFEVTVSGYTQLLSKPDDKLSSTLSANVNVLCLNASNDEFLTIALMWFSNVETLHLSGSNIKILPESLKNCLSIKCIDLYGCGTLEEIRGIPPNLEALSALRCKSLTSSSKRMLMSQELHESGSIECCFPSILNERIPEWFEHQTNKSISFSFRNNLPSLVFLFSSKLVSDMYPSIRVYLIINDNVYNSRIGLVPGHTYLFPFKVQDWYLEEYQKLKSMLDEALLKNEWIHAEVRFCDWGKEYVVESGIHVIKHLTNMDDFQFTDSLLRKNKISDEYLKSSRSVMKLLNDEDISATPPRYRVLKTMISQPPYVVTSSEKDLNFCAIM; translated from the exons ATGGCTATGCAACCACCTTCTTCTACTTCTTCCTCCGGCCTCTCTAATAATTTCAGCTATGACGTGTTCATTAGTTTCAGGGGTACCGACACTCGACACGGTTTCACCGGTAATCTCTATAAAGCTCTTTGTGACAAAGGAATCCGAACCTTCATTGATGACAAGGAGCTTCAGAGAGGTGACGAAATCACATCTTCGCTCCACAAGAAAATTGAAGACTCGAGGATTTCTGTTATTGTATTCTCAGAGAACTATGCTActtcttcattttgtttggaCGAACTTGTCCACATCACTCATTGCTCCAAGGAAAAAGGTCGCCTTGTTCTACCTGTTTTCTATGGCGTTGAACCTTCTCACTTGCGACATCTGAACAACAACAGTTATGGTGAAGCGCTTGCTAAGCATGAAGAGAGGTTTCAAAATAACAAGGAAAACATGGAGCGGTTGCAGAAATGGAAGATAGCTCTTAACCAAGCTGCTAACTTATCTGGCTATCATTATAGTCCTTCTGA ATATGAATACAAGTTTATTGAGAAGATAGTTGAAGACATCTCAAACAAGACGAATCGTGATTTTTTACATGTTGCCAAACACCCTGTTGGATTACATACCCAAATACAACAAGTAAAATTGCTTCTTGACAAGGGATCTAAGGAAGAGGTCCACATGGTAGGACTTCATGGAGCTGGAGGCATGGGTAAATCAACACTTGCAAAAgcaatttttaatttcattgctGATCAGTTTGAAGGTTCATATTTTCTAGAAGATGTGAAAGAGAATTCAACTTTAAATAACTTGAAACACCTGCAGGAAAAGATCCTTATGAAAACGGTTAGATTAGACGATAAGTTAGGAGGTGTTAGTGAGGGGattacaaagataaaaaaaatgctatGTCAAAAGAAGATTCTTTTGATTCTTGATGATGTTGACAAACTAGAGCAGCTAGAGGCTTTGGCTGGAGGACTTGATTGGTTTGGTGGTGGAAGTAGAGTCATCATTACGACTCGAAACAGACAGTTACTAACCTATCATGGGATAGAAAGATTGCATCACGTAAGCGGTCTATATGACGAAGAAGCTCATAAATTGTTGAGGTTGATGGCATTTAAAAATGGTGAAGTTCCTTCAAGTTATGAAGGCATTTTTAATCGTGCACTTACTTATGTTTCTGGCCTTCCATTAGCTATAGTAACAATAGGGTCCAATTTGTTTGGAAGGAGTGTAGAAGATTGGGAACGTATATTAGATGAGTATGAAAAGATTCCCAATAAAGAGATCCAAAGGATACTTAAAGTCAGCTATGATGCTCTGGAGGAAAAGGAGAAGAGTGTCTTTCTAGACATTGCTTGTTGCTTCAAAGGGTGTAAATGGACAAAGGTCAAAGATATACTTCATGCCCATTATGGCCATTGCATAAAACATCATGTTGAAGTGTTGGCCGAAAAATCTCTCATTAACCACCGGGAAAATGATAGTTATATGAGATTACATGACTTGATAGAGGATATGGGTAGAGAAGTTGTCCGACAAGAATCACCCGACAATCCTGGGGAACGCAGTAGGTTGTGGTTTCACGATGATATAGTTCAAGTTCTAAAAGAAAATATC ggAACTTggaaaattgaaatgatatatttgaagTGTCCCTCAGTGGAAAATGTAATAAAGTGGAGTGGAAAGGCCTTCACGAAGATGAAAAATCTCAAAACATTTATCATTGAAAATGGCCATTTTTCTAAAGGTCCCAATTATCTTCCAAGTAGTTTGAGATTTTGGAAATGGAAAGGATATCCTTCAGCATCTCTATTATGTGTTTTGAACAAG ACGTTCGAgaagatgaaaattttgaaaattgataatTGTGAATACTTAACAAATATACCCGACGTCTCGTGTCTcccaaatttagaaaaaatttcattcaaaaattgCAAGAGTTTAGTTACAATTCATGATTCTATTGGGTTCCTAAGTCAACTTCAAATCTTGAATGCTGCGGATTGTAACAAGCTATTGAGTTTTCCTCCCTTAAAGTTGAAATCTCTTCGTAAGTTGAAACTTTCCGGTTGTACAAGTCTCAAGAAATTTCCAGAAATATTGGGCAAGATGGAAAATATCAAGAagattattttgagaaaaactggCATAGAAGAATTGCCCTTTTCATTTAATAATCTTACTAGACTCACTGATTTAACTATAGAGGGATGTGGAATACTTAAGTTGCCAACTAGCATTCTCATGATGTCAAATTTGTTCGAAGTTACGGTTTCGGGTTATACTCAGTTATTATCAAAACCTGATGATAAATTGAGTTCCACGTTGTCCGCAAATGTGAATGTTCTTTGCCTTAATGCAAGCAATGATGAATTTCTAACAATAGCTCTGATGTGGTTTTCGAATGTTGAAACCTTACACCTGTCGGGTAGCAATATTAAAATTCTTCCTGAAAGCCTAAAAAACTGCCTCTCTATTAAGTGCATTGATTTGTATGGTTGTGGAACTCTAGAAGAAATTAGAGGAATTCCGCCAAATCTAGAAGCATTGTCTGCATTGCGGTGCAAATCACTAACTTCATCAAGTAAAAGAATGCTAATGAGTCAG GAGCTGCATGAGTCTGGAAGCATCGAGTGTTGTTTTCCATCAATACTAAATGAGAGAATTCCAGAGTGGTTTGAGCaccaaacaaacaaatcaatttctttttcgTTCCGTAACAACCTCCCTTCCTtagttttcttattttcttcaaaactgGTTAGCGACATGTACCCTTCTATAAGAGTCTATTTGATTATCAATGATAATGTATATAACTCTAGAATTGGTTTGGTACCGGGTCATACATATCTATTTCCTTTTAAAGTGCAAGACTGGTACTTAGAAGAATACCAAAAATTGAAATCTATGCTGGACGAAGcacttttgaaaaatgaatggaTTCATGCTGAAGTTAGGTTTTGCGATTGGGGAAAAGAGTATGTTGTAGAAAGTGGAATCCACGTAATCAAACATTTGACTAACATGGATGATTTTCAATTCACTGATTCTTTGTTacgcaaaaataaaatatcagatGAATATCTCAAGAGCTCACGGTCAGTTATGAAATTACTG aATGATGAAGACATATCAGCAACACCTCCCAGATACCGAGTCTTAAAGACAATGATCAGTCAACCTCCATATGTGGTAACTTCTTCTGAAAAAGACCTCAACTTCTGTGCAATCATGTGA